A genomic stretch from Bacteroidales bacterium includes:
- the glmS gene encoding glutamine--fructose-6-phosphate transaminase (isomerizing) codes for MCGIVGYIGYRQAYPILINGLYRLEYRGYDSAGIALLNEKIQIHKKRGKVKDLENMIKDLDLRGTLGIAHTRWATHGEPNDENAHPHFSQSQKMAIIHNGIIENYNSLKEELIKRGHRFESTTDTEVLIHLVEDIMIHERKDLITALQIALNQVIGAYAIAIISEDHPDMIIAAKKGSPLVIGIGNDEYFLASDATPIVEYTRNVVYMEDEEIAIIPRRGELKLITIRNIERTPYIQQLELSLSAIEKGGFPHFMLKEIYEQPNSVRDSMRGRLRLEDSKIQLGGIIDYKQKMLSAKRFIIVGCGTSWHAGLVGEYLLEDLARIPVEVEYASEFRYRNPIIDENDIVIAISQSGETADTLAAVELARDKKSTVLGICNVVGSSIARKTHAGVYTHAGPEIGVASTKAFTAQVTVLTMMSLMLGYQKGLIKESIFQEYLHELDKIPDKIKVTLEKNAETIKQIAEIFKDSRNFLYLGRGYNFPVALEGALKLKEISYIHAEGYPAAEMKHGPIALIDENMPVVFIAPSNGIYEKIISNIQEVKARKGKIISIVTEGDQAVRALSDHVIEIPHTLEFLQPLLTTIPLQLLAYYIAVLRGCNVDQPRNLAKSVTVE; via the coding sequence ATGTGTGGGATTGTTGGATATATAGGTTACAGGCAAGCATATCCCATTTTAATCAATGGGCTTTACAGACTTGAATACAGAGGTTATGATAGTGCTGGAATAGCTCTTTTGAACGAAAAAATCCAAATACATAAAAAAAGGGGGAAAGTCAAGGATTTAGAAAACATGATTAAAGACTTGGATCTGCGAGGAACTCTTGGCATTGCCCACACGCGTTGGGCAACTCATGGCGAGCCTAACGACGAAAATGCTCATCCTCATTTTTCTCAAAGTCAAAAAATGGCGATTATTCATAATGGAATAATTGAAAATTATAACTCCCTTAAGGAGGAACTTATCAAGCGTGGTCATAGGTTTGAAAGCACAACTGATACGGAAGTATTGATACATCTAGTTGAAGACATCATGATTCATGAAAGAAAAGACCTCATAACTGCTCTTCAAATTGCATTAAATCAAGTTATAGGAGCATATGCCATAGCCATTATTTCAGAAGACCATCCAGACATGATCATAGCAGCCAAGAAAGGCAGTCCCCTCGTGATTGGCATAGGTAATGATGAATACTTTTTAGCTTCAGATGCCACGCCTATTGTAGAATACACCAGAAACGTAGTTTACATGGAAGATGAAGAAATTGCTATCATTCCTCGACGAGGCGAACTCAAACTCATCACCATTCGAAACATCGAGAGAACTCCCTATATTCAGCAATTAGAGCTAAGTCTAAGCGCTATTGAAAAGGGTGGTTTTCCACATTTCATGCTCAAAGAAATTTACGAACAACCCAATTCTGTCAGAGATAGTATGCGTGGCCGATTAAGATTGGAGGACAGCAAAATCCAATTGGGAGGTATCATAGACTATAAGCAAAAAATGCTTTCTGCCAAACGCTTTATCATAGTTGGATGTGGCACATCATGGCATGCAGGACTGGTCGGTGAATATTTGCTCGAAGACCTTGCTCGTATACCCGTAGAAGTTGAATATGCATCAGAGTTTAGATACCGTAATCCTATTATCGATGAAAATGACATTGTTATAGCCATTAGTCAGTCTGGCGAAACTGCCGATACACTTGCTGCCGTAGAACTTGCACGAGACAAAAAATCCACTGTGCTTGGCATATGCAACGTGGTTGGCTCATCCATAGCTAGAAAGACACATGCTGGTGTATATACACATGCAGGTCCTGAAATTGGTGTCGCATCCACCAAAGCTTTTACAGCTCAGGTAACCGTCCTTACTATGATGAGCTTGATGTTAGGTTATCAGAAAGGATTGATCAAAGAATCAATTTTTCAGGAATATCTTCATGAATTAGACAAAATTCCCGATAAAATAAAAGTAACACTCGAAAAAAATGCCGAGACGATTAAACAAATCGCTGAAATTTTTAAAGATTCTCGCAATTTCCTCTATTTAGGTAGGGGCTACAATTTTCCGGTGGCTCTAGAAGGAGCTTTGAAACTTAAAGAAATTTCTTACATACATGCCGAAGGATATCCAGCTGCAGAGATGAAGCATGGTCCTATCGCCCTTATCGATGAAAATATGCCCGTTGTTTTCATAGCTCCAAGCAATGGCATTTACGAAAAAATCATTTCTAATATCCAGGAAGTTAAAGCACGCAAAGGTAAAATTATTAGCATTGTAACAGAAGGTGATCAAGCTGTAAGAGCTCTTAGCGATCACGTCATTGAGATACCACATACCCTTGAGTTCCTTCAACCACTTCTGACCACTATTCCTCTGCAACTGCTTGCTTACTATATTGCTGTCTTAAGAGGATGCAACGTCGATCAGCCTAGAAATCTAGCTAAATCAGTTACTGTTGAATAA
- the nadC gene encoding carboxylating nicotinate-nucleotide diphosphorylase: MNLPPLSIEQIIQLALREDIGNGDHTTQATIPPGFRGKMALFVKEKGIIAGVELARQIFHHINPSIAIQLLITDGKEVQKGDVVFIVEGPMQDLLLCERTTLNFMQRMSGIATLTHQMVELIKDTPAKLLDTRKTTPILRLIEKWAVRIGGGYNHRFGLDDMILIKDNHIDAAGGIRQALTRVKEYLEKNNLQIPVEIEVRNKKEIEEVLSYGYVQRILLDNFTPDQLKEAVQMINKCVETEASGGITPDNIRPYAETGVDFISSGFITHHYSSLDLSLKFVK, from the coding sequence ATGAATTTACCCCCCCTCAGTATTGAACAAATTATTCAACTTGCCTTGCGAGAAGACATAGGTAATGGTGATCATACTACGCAAGCCACTATTCCACCTGGTTTTCGTGGCAAAATGGCTTTGTTTGTCAAAGAAAAAGGGATTATAGCAGGTGTTGAACTGGCACGCCAGATTTTCCATCACATTAATCCTTCCATTGCCATTCAATTGCTTATAACAGACGGCAAGGAAGTACAAAAAGGCGATGTGGTTTTTATAGTAGAAGGACCTATGCAGGATCTACTTTTGTGTGAAAGAACCACCTTAAATTTCATGCAAAGAATGAGTGGAATCGCTACACTAACTCATCAGATGGTAGAACTTATCAAAGATACTCCTGCTAAGCTTCTTGATACACGAAAAACCACACCTATTTTACGTCTGATTGAAAAATGGGCTGTCCGCATTGGAGGTGGCTACAATCATCGCTTTGGACTAGACGACATGATACTTATCAAAGACAATCACATTGATGCAGCTGGTGGAATCCGACAAGCCCTTACCAGAGTTAAAGAGTACCTCGAAAAGAATAATTTGCAAATTCCTGTAGAAATTGAAGTACGAAATAAAAAAGAAATCGAAGAAGTTCTTTCTTATGGCTACGTCCAACGTATCCTACTCGACAATTTTACTCCTGACCAACTCAAAGAGGCTGTTCAAATGATTAATAAGTGTGTTGAAACTGAAGCAAGCGGTGGAATTACACCTGATAACATTCGCCCTTATGCTGAAACAGGTGTCGATTTTATCTCATCAGGCTTCATCACTCACCACTACTCTAGCCTTGATCTGTCACTAAAGTTTGTTAAGTGA
- the radA gene encoding DNA repair protein RadA: MSKSKRIFVCQNCGAIYSKWLGKCSQCNSWNSVVEESIETSIRENLLTDFRFYSLHDVPCEGVERFVTQYQEFNRVLGGGLVPGSFILLGGEPGIGKSTLLLQVALHNPELKCLYVSGEESLSQIKIRSERLGSISNNIYISNETNVDQIIQATLNLKPTVLIVDSIQTVYNPKVEAFTGSLTQIRQCANDLQRLAKENHISVFLIGHITKDGMIAGPKLLEHMVDVVLQFEGDEHYGYRILRTLKNRFGPTNELGIFEMTSNGLREISNPSEILLSHRTQNLSGTAVACTIQGIRPLLVEVQALVSSSAYGNPQRTTTGFDPKRLNMILAVLEKRLGMKVGFQDVFLNITGGLRIDDPALDLGVACSIISSHFDFSIPPYACFTGEIGLTGEIRPVDRLELRVSEAIRIGFKHIYLPLVNLKNLHINHPPDVQFIALEHLKNLLENLQT, encoded by the coding sequence ATGAGTAAAAGTAAACGAATATTTGTTTGCCAAAATTGTGGAGCTATATATTCTAAATGGTTGGGCAAATGTTCTCAATGTAATAGTTGGAATAGTGTCGTTGAAGAAAGCATAGAAACTTCAATTCGTGAAAATTTGCTTACCGACTTTAGGTTTTATTCACTTCATGACGTTCCTTGTGAGGGCGTAGAAAGGTTTGTTACTCAATATCAGGAATTCAATAGAGTCCTTGGCGGGGGGTTAGTACCAGGCTCTTTTATTTTACTAGGAGGGGAACCTGGAATAGGAAAATCTACTTTGCTTTTGCAGGTTGCTCTTCATAATCCCGAACTTAAATGTCTCTATGTTTCTGGGGAAGAAAGCCTTTCCCAGATTAAAATACGTTCAGAAAGACTTGGATCAATATCAAACAACATTTATATAAGTAATGAAACGAATGTAGATCAAATTATCCAAGCAACTTTAAACCTAAAGCCTACCGTTCTTATTGTGGATTCTATTCAAACAGTATACAACCCCAAAGTAGAAGCATTTACTGGATCATTGACTCAAATTCGACAATGTGCTAACGATTTACAACGATTAGCAAAAGAAAATCACATTTCTGTTTTTTTAATTGGTCATATTACCAAAGATGGAATGATAGCTGGGCCTAAATTACTAGAACACATGGTAGATGTAGTTTTGCAATTTGAAGGCGACGAACATTATGGCTATCGAATTCTAAGAACCCTTAAAAATCGATTCGGTCCTACCAACGAACTTGGTATTTTCGAAATGACATCAAACGGTTTACGTGAAATAAGCAATCCTTCAGAAATTTTACTCTCTCATCGAACACAAAACCTTTCCGGTACGGCTGTTGCTTGTACTATTCAGGGAATAAGGCCCTTACTTGTAGAAGTGCAAGCTCTTGTTAGTTCTTCAGCCTACGGTAACCCACAACGAACAACGACAGGCTTCGATCCTAAAAGGCTTAACATGATTTTAGCTGTTCTTGAAAAAAGACTTGGTATGAAAGTAGGTTTTCAAGACGTTTTTCTTAATATCACAGGAGGATTAAGAATTGATGATCCTGCATTGGACCTTGGTGTTGCCTGTTCCATTATTTCTTCTCATTTTGACTTTTCTATACCTCCTTATGCTTGTTTTACGGGGGAAATAGGACTTACTGGAGAAATTAGGCCCGTCGATCGACTTGAATTACGAGTTTCTGAAGCTATTCGAATTGGCTTTAAACATATCTACCTGCCTCTTGTAAATCTTAAGAATCTTCATATCAATCATCCTCCTGATGTCCAGTTTATAGCTTTAGAACATCTTAAAAATCTCTTGGAAAACTTGCAAACATAA
- a CDS encoding MBL fold metallo-hydrolase, giving the protein MNIIKAIPLIPEIWKIDGGVAFGVVPKNLWASLYPSDEHNLITLVNRCLLLELADQLILINTGFGQKRDDKYYQYKFILERHNLKELIQQAGYHVNDITDVIFTHLHDDHCGGATEKLNDKLRLIFPQANHWVSQEQLYHFFHANPRERASFFEDNILPILKLGKLKVVHAQDSTVAGLPYLLTHGHTRGQLLPYFTWKNQTYLYASDFIPSISHIQPVWCASVDTQPLVAIEEKKFFLQKALEKNIFLFFEHDSMNESAKILLTEKGFKGEKFLFPKS; this is encoded by the coding sequence ATGAATATCATTAAAGCTATCCCATTGATTCCTGAAATTTGGAAAATTGACGGAGGTGTTGCCTTTGGTGTTGTACCAAAAAATCTTTGGGCCTCTCTTTATCCTTCCGATGAACATAATTTAATTACTCTGGTTAACCGCTGCCTTCTTCTAGAATTGGCCGATCAACTCATACTCATCAATACTGGCTTTGGTCAAAAAAGAGATGACAAATACTATCAATACAAATTCATTTTGGAGCGTCACAATTTAAAAGAATTAATCCAACAAGCAGGTTATCATGTCAATGACATAACTGATGTTATTTTCACGCATTTACATGATGACCATTGTGGAGGTGCCACAGAAAAATTAAATGATAAGCTTAGACTAATATTTCCACAAGCTAATCATTGGGTTTCTCAAGAACAACTTTATCATTTTTTTCACGCCAATCCTCGCGAAAGAGCAAGTTTTTTCGAGGATAACATTCTTCCCATACTAAAACTTGGCAAACTAAAAGTGGTCCATGCGCAAGATTCTACAGTTGCAGGACTTCCCTACTTGCTTACACATGGACATACTCGAGGTCAACTCCTTCCTTATTTCACGTGGAAAAATCAAACTTATCTTTATGCATCCGACTTTATTCCATCCATCTCTCACATACAACCTGTTTGGTGTGCTTCGGTTGATACGCAACCTTTAGTTGCCATTGAAGAAAAAAAATTTTTTTTACAGAAAGCATTAGAAAAAAACATTTTTCTTTTTTTTGAACACGACTCCATGAACGAAAGTGCTAAAATCCTCCTCACCGAGAAAGGCTTTAAAGGTGAGAAATTTTTATTTCCTAAATCGTAA
- a CDS encoding DUF4783 domain-containing protein, translating to MLQTIIYILVFSVHPVTDTISSWKNVNDGIRKAIATGDASQLATFFAPTIQLSIPGNKGEFSKVQAEILMKDFFSSYPPVSFEVVSEGRNGDNSFYTIGKYFTQSRSFNVYYVVEKKGNSIQMHILKFE from the coding sequence ATGCTCCAAACCATTATTTACATATTGGTTTTTTCAGTACACCCAGTTACTGATACTATATCATCATGGAAAAACGTCAACGATGGTATCAGAAAAGCTATTGCAACCGGTGATGCTTCTCAACTAGCAACATTTTTTGCTCCAACGATACAACTTTCTATTCCTGGCAACAAAGGTGAATTTAGCAAAGTTCAAGCAGAGATTTTGATGAAAGATTTCTTTTCATCGTATCCCCCTGTTTCTTTCGAGGTAGTAAGCGAAGGAAGAAATGGCGATAATTCTTTCTATACCATTGGTAAATATTTTACTCAATCCAGGTCTTTTAATGTTTACTATGTTGTTGAAAAAAAGGGTAATTCCATTCAAATGCATATTTTAAAATTTGAATAA
- a CDS encoding CAP domain-containing protein, with translation MIKVQKFIYPCSSKIFFSFTFFFVFLTLHTQQSGGSAFKKIKYSYKISDFENFVRKYPASSYTSLARKKIDSLREIYLFYDAIGSSDTLAFSKALKTLSNDSLKQELENYSISWKKWTEHKFYKDPSLLKNLYKIPISDLYATYGDTSYFIIIHLMLDKINVIRKKHARKKLEMNYKLSYEARRHAEEMCRRKFFNHQDLIRGNPMVRAMRANFQGSMVGENIAAGQTTIESLFESWMASKGHRANILNSKFNRAGMGFTICNAPGSKFSYYYVNLFGTEP, from the coding sequence ATGATAAAAGTGCAAAAGTTCATTTACCCTTGCTCAAGTAAAATCTTTTTTTCTTTTACTTTTTTCTTTGTTTTCCTAACCCTTCACACGCAACAAAGTGGTGGATCAGCATTCAAAAAAATTAAGTATTCTTATAAAATTTCAGACTTTGAAAATTTTGTCCGTAAGTATCCAGCATCCTCCTACACTTCACTAGCAAGAAAAAAAATCGACAGTTTGCGTGAAATATATCTTTTTTATGATGCTATTGGTTCGTCCGATACATTGGCTTTCTCTAAAGCATTGAAAACTTTATCAAATGATTCGTTAAAACAAGAATTAGAAAATTATTCCATATCCTGGAAGAAGTGGACAGAGCACAAATTTTATAAAGATCCATCCCTGTTGAAAAATCTTTACAAAATCCCTATTTCGGACCTTTACGCCACATATGGTGATACTTCTTATTTTATTATCATTCACTTGATGTTAGATAAAATCAACGTCATACGGAAGAAGCATGCACGAAAAAAATTGGAAATGAATTACAAACTATCATACGAAGCACGTCGTCATGCTGAAGAAATGTGTCGAAGAAAGTTTTTCAACCATCAGGATTTAATTAGAGGTAACCCTATGGTTCGTGCGATGCGTGCAAATTTTCAAGGAAGTATGGTAGGCGAAAATATTGCTGCTGGTCAAACGACGATCGAATCTCTATTCGAAAGCTGGATGGCAAGCAAAGGACATCGTGCCAATATATTGAATTCCAAGTTTAACCGAGCAGGTATGGGATTTACTATTTGCAACGCTCCCGGAAGCAAATTTTCTTACTATTATGTCAATCTTTTCGGCACGGAACCATGA
- a CDS encoding glycosyltransferase family 9 protein yields the protein MKSKFLFYRLSSMGDIVLTTPLLRVLRKNFPDVEIHYITREQYADILRYNPNIDHLWTVEKNPLKNLELRSLKFDYFIDLHRNWRSKTFAFCFSSASYSTFPKLNIKKLLLTRFKINFLPQQHIVERYFKALRKLNLSYDGEGLDFYLPPSFHIDIDFKPFIAVVLGGTYYTKKYPTYLWLEVIDHLTQPVVLLGGRAEEVEGIFLTKNSKNKVFNFCGKLSIAESAYYIKESTVVISHDTGLMHIAAAFKKPLISIWGNTVPAFGMYPLFPKTYQSQSIIVETKNLSCRPCSKLGYHRCPKGHFKCMENISPMRIVSAVSNLI from the coding sequence ATGAAATCGAAATTCCTTTTTTATCGACTAAGTTCAATGGGAGATATAGTGCTAACAACTCCTCTATTAAGGGTACTGAGAAAAAATTTTCCCGACGTAGAAATCCACTATATTACACGAGAACAATATGCAGATATTCTTCGTTATAATCCAAATATAGATCACCTATGGACAGTCGAAAAAAATCCCTTAAAAAATCTTGAACTACGATCTTTAAAGTTCGACTATTTTATCGATTTACATAGAAACTGGAGAAGCAAAACATTTGCTTTTTGCTTTTCATCTGCTTCGTATTCTACTTTTCCAAAACTTAACATAAAAAAATTACTTCTTACCCGATTTAAAATAAATTTTTTACCACAACAACACATCGTCGAAAGATACTTTAAAGCATTAAGAAAACTAAATTTAAGTTATGACGGAGAAGGACTGGATTTTTATCTACCACCTTCTTTTCATATCGATATTGATTTTAAGCCGTTTATAGCCGTAGTTTTAGGTGGAACATATTATACAAAAAAATATCCGACCTATCTTTGGTTAGAGGTAATAGATCATTTAACACAGCCAGTGGTTTTATTGGGCGGAAGGGCTGAAGAAGTTGAGGGGATTTTTCTTACAAAAAACAGTAAAAACAAGGTTTTTAATTTTTGCGGCAAACTAAGTATCGCGGAGTCGGCCTATTATATCAAAGAATCAACTGTTGTTATCTCGCACGATACTGGACTTATGCACATAGCAGCAGCATTTAAAAAACCTCTTATTTCCATCTGGGGAAATACAGTTCCTGCTTTTGGCATGTATCCATTATTTCCCAAGACATATCAAAGCCAAAGCATCATCGTTGAAACAAAAAATCTTTCATGTAGGCCATGTAGCAAACTAGGCTATCATCGTTGCCCGAAAGGTCATTTTAAGTGCATGGAAAACATTTCTCCCATGCGAATTGTTTCTGCTGTTTCAAATCTAATATAA